The following proteins are encoded in a genomic region of Methylococcales bacterium:
- a CDS encoding ATP-binding cassette domain-containing protein — protein MERVRLTDAVHKYPHELSGGMQQRAAIAQALIMKPPVLLMDEPFGALDPDTREDLQLFLLSLWETEKLTVFFITHDLEEACFVGSRLLVLSQYYSDDRGEDSKANRGGKIVADYQLNAVGNSTEIKQSADFKAFIETVRAEGFNPKIRQHVRNFNLHHPDSFQTLTAEENRVHIMK, from the coding sequence TTGGAGCGTGTCAGACTTACGGATGCGGTTCATAAATACCCACATGAGCTATCAGGTGGAATGCAGCAACGCGCCGCGATTGCCCAAGCATTAATTATGAAACCCCCTGTTTTATTAATGGATGAGCCTTTTGGTGCATTAGATCCTGATACACGTGAAGATTTACAATTATTTTTATTGAGTTTATGGGAAACCGAAAAATTAACGGTTTTTTTTATTACCCATGATTTGGAAGAAGCCTGTTTTGTTGGGAGTCGATTATTAGTTTTATCACAATATTACAGTGATGACCGAGGTGAAGACAGCAAAGCTAATCGAGGGGGAAAAATTGTTGCCGACTATCAATTAAATGCGGTGGGAAACTCGACTGAAATAAAACAAAGTGCTGACTTTAAAGCCTTTATTGAGACGGTTAGAGCCGAAGGGTTTAACCCTAAAATACGTCAACATGTTAGAAATTTTAACTTACATCATCCTGATTCGTTCCAAACCTTGACGGCGGAAGAAAATAGAGTACATATTATGAAATGA
- a CDS encoding aminotransferase class IV — translation MENMTVYLNGDYLPLNEAKISVLDRGFLFGDGVYEVIPCYQGHLFEFNAHMQRLEKSLAGIQLVYHRPLEEWRQIVQPLIDSARNQYIYLHLTRGVATKRDHAFPANTAPTVFAMCSDIIPVTAREHGFKGVTFNDNRWHLCHIKSTALLANVLLKQQAIETNQSEAILIKKGYVTEGASSNLFALINGVLTTPPLTNDILPGITREVILKIAKVNQIKTAEQPISEDALRNADEIWLVSSTREILPVIELDGCKVAEGKVGNLWRTVNTLFQNYKNLSHE, via the coding sequence ATGGAAAATATGACGGTCTATTTAAATGGAGATTACCTCCCTTTAAATGAAGCAAAAATTTCGGTATTAGATCGAGGTTTTTTATTTGGTGATGGGGTTTATGAAGTGATTCCGTGTTATCAGGGGCATTTATTTGAGTTCAATGCGCATATGCAGCGGCTAGAAAAAAGTCTGGCAGGAATACAGCTCGTTTATCACCGTCCCCTAGAAGAATGGCGACAAATAGTACAGCCCTTGATTGATTCCGCACGTAATCAATATATTTATCTTCATTTAACACGTGGCGTAGCGACAAAAAGAGATCATGCGTTTCCTGCAAATACTGCCCCAACGGTATTTGCAATGTGTAGTGATATTATTCCTGTTACAGCACGGGAACACGGTTTCAAAGGGGTTACGTTTAATGATAATCGTTGGCATTTATGTCATATTAAATCCACGGCGTTATTAGCAAATGTATTACTGAAACAACAAGCGATTGAAACAAATCAAAGTGAAGCTATTTTAATTAAAAAAGGTTATGTAACCGAAGGGGCTTCAAGTAATTTGTTTGCCTTAATTAACGGTGTTTTAACGACACCGCCTTTAACCAATGATATTTTGCCTGGTATTACGCGTGAGGTTATTTTAAAAATTGCAAAGGTGAATCAAATTAAAACCGCTGAACAGCCTATTTCTGAAGACGCGTTAAGAAATGCGGATGAAATCTGGCTAGTGAGTTCAACCCGTGAAATATTACCCGTGATTGAATTAGATGGTTGTAAGGTTGCTGAAGGTAAAGTAGGCAATTTATGGCGCACCGTTAATACACTTTTTCAAAACTATAAAAACCTATCTCATGAGTGA
- a CDS encoding ABC transporter permease subunit, with the protein MALIFIGTFPLLTRDIFLAVKEIPPQQIVKALTLGASSGAIIYRIILPQIFPRAINSVRLVLGSGWLFLIASEAIASTDGLGYRIFLVRRYLAMDIIIPYVLWITLLGFSFDFLLRQLKQRVSPWYEAKSI; encoded by the coding sequence GTGGCCCTTATTTTTATCGGAACCTTTCCACTTTTAACCCGTGATATTTTTTTAGCGGTTAAAGAAATTCCACCGCAACAAATTGTTAAAGCCTTAACCTTGGGAGCCTCATCAGGGGCTATTATTTACCGTATAATTTTACCGCAAATTTTCCCACGAGCAATTAATTCTGTGCGTCTTGTGCTGGGCAGTGGATGGTTGTTTTTAATTGCTTCCGAGGCAATAGCATCAACAGATGGGTTAGGTTATCGTATCTTTTTAGTTAGACGCTATTTGGCGATGGATATTATCATTCCTTATGTGTTGTGGATTACCTTACTTGGGTTTAGTTTTGATTTTTTATTACGACAATTAAAACAAAGGGTATCCCCTTGGTATGAGGCTAAATCGATATGA
- a CDS encoding D-alanyl-D-alanine carboxypeptidase family protein produces MPSTLHGYRLIAALLLYLFISPIISASDEAILMPSPPVVIGSSYILEDFNSHKVIVEKNSDKTLSPASLTKIMTAYVVFSEIKKGKLSLTDKVTVSENAWKMPGSRMFIEVGTQVMVEDLLKGLIIQSGNDASVALAEHIAGNEANFVLLMNEQAQRLKLINTHFQNSMGLPTENHHTTAKDLILLTRALITDFPEYYVWESQKEFTYNNIKQRNRNRLLWKDSSVDGVKTGHTNEAGYCMVASAKRDNMRLISVVMGAKSESARTAESQGLLNYGFRFYETHRLYQAQQSLKKVRIWKGERKELKLGVEKDLYITIAKRYYENLKIETKTDKKIIAPVIKGQVYGAVTITLKGELIKRVPLIALEDIAIGSIFQRFYDHLLQLIE; encoded by the coding sequence ATGCCTTCAACGCTTCACGGTTATCGCTTAATAGCGGCGCTTTTACTCTATTTATTTATATCCCCCATAATTAGTGCAAGTGACGAGGCTATTTTAATGCCATCACCTCCTGTTGTTATCGGTTCAAGTTATATTTTAGAGGATTTTAATAGTCATAAGGTTATTGTTGAAAAAAATTCTGACAAAACACTTTCACCTGCAAGTTTAACTAAAATTATGACGGCCTACGTTGTTTTTAGTGAAATAAAAAAAGGAAAATTAAGTTTAACTGATAAAGTTACCGTGTCTGAGAATGCGTGGAAAATGCCAGGCTCACGGATGTTTATTGAAGTAGGTACGCAGGTGATGGTTGAGGACTTATTGAAAGGTCTTATTATTCAATCAGGGAATGATGCGAGTGTGGCGTTAGCAGAACATATTGCAGGGAATGAAGCGAATTTTGTTTTATTGATGAATGAGCAAGCCCAACGATTAAAATTAATTAATACCCATTTTCAAAATAGTATGGGACTGCCTACGGAGAACCATCACACGACAGCGAAAGATTTAATTTTATTAACCCGCGCCTTAATTACAGATTTTCCTGAATATTATGTTTGGGAGTCACAAAAAGAATTTACCTATAATAATATCAAGCAACGGAATCGTAACCGATTATTATGGAAAGACAGTTCCGTTGATGGGGTTAAAACAGGTCATACGAATGAGGCGGGTTATTGCATGGTGGCTTCGGCAAAACGTGATAATATGCGTTTAATTTCCGTGGTGATGGGAGCAAAAAGTGAATCGGCCCGTACGGCTGAATCGCAAGGGTTATTGAATTATGGTTTTCGGTTTTATGAAACCCATCGACTTTATCAGGCACAACAGTCATTAAAAAAAGTTAGAATATGGAAAGGCGAGCGTAAAGAGCTAAAATTAGGGGTCGAAAAAGATCTTTATATTACTATTGCAAAACGCTATTATGAAAATTTAAAAATTGAAACTAAAACAGATAAAAAAATTATTGCGCCCGTTATTAAGGGGCAAGTTTATGGCGCGGTGACTATTACACTTAAAGGCGAACTAATTAAAAGAGTTCCTTTGATCGCGCTTGAAGATATTGCGATTGGTAGCATTTTTCAGCGTTTTTATGATCATTTACTACAATTAATAGAATAA
- a CDS encoding DUF493 domain-containing protein — MSEEDRPSVFDFPCQFPIKAMGKTDIEFDLLVVDIINQHVNALATDAIKIRPSKNGKFVSVTITIEAMSQRQLDTIYQQLNDHPRVLMTL, encoded by the coding sequence ATGAGTGAAGAAGACCGTCCGAGTGTTTTTGATTTTCCTTGTCAATTTCCAATTAAAGCCATGGGGAAAACTGATATTGAGTTTGACCTATTAGTGGTTGATATTATAAATCAACATGTTAATGCGCTAGCGACTGATGCTATAAAAATACGACCGAGCAAAAACGGTAAATTTGTTTCAGTCACAATTACGATTGAAGCCATGAGTCAACGTCAATTAGATACGATTTATCAACAATTAAATGATCATCCACGCGTATTGATGACGTTATAA
- a CDS encoding ATP-grasp domain-containing protein, translated as MKPLIIIAQSAQMLAQAACHIGLNVITIDCFADQDTQALAVQSYRVDSLAINALKNCIDRLENKFNECLYGSGFELYPESLIFLETRFKLIGNSSRIFNALQNKHQFFKRLQALTILFPPVFFPTKNKLQPKFKTQPYLIKPHNNVGGMNIHSATTYNVNPLTILNYYYQKKIAGQAMSALFAANGQHALIMGFNQQWSCPNSFVFSGIMNHTTLSHQHRNKLHHWINRLTKRYQLRGLCSLDFIFYRHHCYVLEINPRPPASMALYPKNLLNIHLLACQGQLDKTLIIKDPLYRVYQIIYSHVKLQIPPYFKWADYCCNLPAAGMIIGKGEPICSMIISGKNPKRLLDDLNDKQLLLFTQISEIT; from the coding sequence ATGAAACCTTTGATTATCATTGCTCAATCCGCCCAAATGCTCGCACAAGCCGCCTGTCATATCGGTCTAAACGTCATTACGATTGATTGCTTTGCCGATCAAGATACTCAAGCATTAGCGGTACAAAGTTACCGTGTCGATTCCTTAGCCATTAATGCCCTAAAAAACTGTATTGACAGGCTTGAAAATAAATTCAACGAATGCCTTTATGGCAGTGGTTTTGAACTCTACCCAGAAAGTTTGATTTTTTTAGAAACACGGTTTAAATTAATTGGAAACTCATCGCGAATTTTTAACGCGTTACAAAATAAACATCAATTTTTTAAGCGATTACAGGCCCTAACTATTTTATTTCCGCCCGTTTTTTTTCCGACAAAAAATAAATTACAGCCCAAATTTAAGACTCAACCCTATTTAATAAAACCGCATAATAATGTGGGGGGAATGAATATTCATTCCGCGACAACTTACAACGTAAATCCTCTAACAATTTTAAATTATTATTATCAAAAAAAAATAGCGGGGCAAGCCATGTCGGCTTTATTTGCGGCGAATGGTCAACACGCACTGATTATGGGTTTTAATCAACAATGGTCCTGTCCAAATTCATTTGTATTTTCGGGCATTATGAATCATACAACGTTATCTCACCAACATCGTAATAAACTTCATCATTGGATTAATCGGTTAACGAAGCGTTATCAGTTACGCGGTCTTTGTAGTTTGGATTTTATTTTTTATCGTCATCATTGTTATGTTTTAGAAATTAACCCTAGACCCCCTGCTAGTATGGCGTTATACCCCAAAAATTTATTAAACATACATCTCTTAGCGTGCCAAGGACAACTCGACAAAACGCTGATCATTAAAGATCCACTTTATCGTGTTTATCAAATTATCTACAGTCACGTTAAACTACAAATCCCCCCCTATTTTAAATGGGCTGATTATTGTTGTAATTTACCCGCTGCGGGGATGATTATTGGCAAAGGAGAGCCTATTTGCAGTATGATTATCAGCGGGAAAAATCCAAAACGATTACTGGATGATTTAAACGATAAACAACTCCTTCTTTTCACACAAATAAGCGAAATAACATGA
- the mch gene encoding methenyltetrahydromethanopterin cyclohydrolase, with translation MEYNASVNKLSRPLVQELLDNADKLRLDIHTLDNGCIIIDAGIEAPGGLEAGRIITEICLGGLGTVSINHSPAIENWPLTINVHSSNPVLACLGSQYAGWSLAHDKYYALGSGPARAMATKTKEGEDEPIEAIYNELGYQDNGEETVLVIENDKIPPMEIIEKIIKACDVDAEDLTIIVTPTRSIAGCVQVVGRVLEVAMHKAHELHFPLENIIDGSGSAPLCPPHPDFVKAMGRTNDAILFAGQVHLFVSGSDEEAEKLANELPSSTSKDYGKPFAEVFKEYDYDFFKVDGMLFSPARVIVTAVESGNSFHAGKIDTELLKQSFGH, from the coding sequence ATTGAATACAACGCGAGTGTCAATAAACTTAGCCGCCCCTTAGTTCAAGAATTACTTGATAATGCGGATAAATTAAGACTTGATATACACACGTTAGATAATGGTTGCATTATCATTGATGCAGGTATCGAGGCCCCAGGTGGCTTAGAAGCGGGTCGAATTATTACTGAAATTTGCCTAGGCGGCTTAGGAACGGTGAGCATTAATCATAGCCCTGCGATCGAAAACTGGCCATTAACCATTAATGTTCATAGCAGCAACCCTGTTTTAGCCTGCTTAGGTAGCCAATATGCAGGATGGAGTTTAGCGCATGATAAATATTATGCATTAGGCTCAGGCCCTGCACGCGCAATGGCGACAAAAACGAAAGAGGGCGAAGATGAACCGATTGAGGCCATTTATAATGAATTAGGCTATCAAGATAATGGCGAAGAAACCGTTTTAGTGATTGAAAATGATAAGATTCCCCCAATGGAAATCATCGAAAAAATCATTAAAGCCTGTGATGTGGATGCCGAAGATTTAACGATTATTGTTACACCGACCCGTAGTATTGCAGGCTGTGTTCAAGTCGTGGGACGGGTTTTAGAAGTCGCTATGCACAAAGCCCATGAGTTACACTTCCCATTAGAAAATATTATTGATGGAAGTGGCAGCGCGCCTCTTTGCCCACCTCACCCTGATTTTGTAAAAGCGATGGGGCGTACCAATGATGCCATTTTATTTGCAGGTCAAGTGCATTTATTTGTGAGTGGTTCTGATGAAGAGGCTGAAAAATTAGCCAACGAACTACCTAGTTCCACCTCAAAAGATTATGGAAAACCCTTTGCAGAGGTGTTCAAAGAATATGACTATGACTTTTTTAAAGTCGATGGGATGTTATTTAGCCCCGCACGCGTGATTGTAACGGCGGTAGAGTCTGGCAATAGTTTTCATGCGGGAAAAATAGATACTGAGTTACTGAAACAATCGTTTGGTCACTAA
- a CDS encoding ATP-binding cassette domain-containing protein — protein sequence MTVTAKKHKIHLEDIEKHYGEKRVLDNIDLSVSSGELCALVGPSGCGKSTLLRLILGQEQPTAGNIFIEGKAVGFPQPNRGIVFQRYSLFPHLSVLDNVLLGKRLFEGRWWLPWAAHKNWLDEGYGLFGACQTYGCGS from the coding sequence ATGACCGTTACCGCAAAAAAACATAAAATTCACTTAGAAGATATAGAAAAACACTATGGTGAAAAAAGAGTTTTAGATAATATAGATTTATCCGTTTCATCGGGCGAATTATGCGCGCTTGTCGGCCCTAGTGGCTGTGGTAAATCAACGTTACTCCGTTTGATTTTAGGGCAAGAACAACCAACAGCAGGGAATATTTTTATAGAAGGGAAGGCGGTTGGCTTCCCACAACCTAACCGAGGCATTGTTTTTCAACGCTACTCATTATTTCCTCATTTGAGCGTTTTAGATAACGTATTATTGGGGAAACGATTATTTGAAGGACGTTGGTGGTTACCTTGGGCAGCGCATAAAAACTGGCTAGATGAAGGCTATGGATTATTTGGAGCGTGTCAGACTTACGGATGCGGTTCATAA